A DNA window from Drosophila biarmipes strain raj3 chromosome 2R, RU_DBia_V1.1, whole genome shotgun sequence contains the following coding sequences:
- the LOC108026880 gene encoding uncharacterized protein LOC108026880 has protein sequence MPGQYINRKYTRSIMVILRFLWAFSYLWAMMHAAAILPIPYERWENNFWSKKRNYVLTYKSLFEFKMKTEMYVHVLVFVVLFSLYRCCQCRLIGARFMLPGLDRPSNKYRLMALAAPYWFAFIGTWTISTLITVWGLILVVKRDESDRTYVLIAQLIIAMLFKLMVLANVYSTVLRIWGYIKIFEKDSIVGQLNYNNFGDHLDLFFRV, from the coding sequence ATGCCTGGACAATACATAAACCGCAAATACACGCGTTCGATTATGGTAATCCTCCGCTTCCTGTGGGCTTTTTCCTATCTCTGGGCCATGATGCACGCGGCTGCCATCCTGCCGATTCCGTACGAGCGCTGGGAGAACAATTTCTGGAGCAAGAAACGCAATTACGTATTGACCTACAAGAGCCTGTTCGAATTCAAAATGAAGACTGAGATGTACGTCCACGTCCTGGTGTTTGTGGTGCTCTTTAGTCTGTACCGCTGCTGCCAGTGCAGATTGATTGGAGCCCGCTTTATGCTGCCTGGATTGGATAGGCCCAGTAACAAGTATCGTCTAATGGCCCTGGCAGCGCCATACTGGTTCGCCTTTATCGGCACCTGGACTATAAGCACATTGATCACAGTATGGGGCCTTATTCTCGTGGTAAAGCGTGATGAGAGTGACAGAACCTATGTTTTGATCGCCCAACTGATCATAGCCATGTTGTTCAAGCTCATGGTGCTCGCCAATGTCTACTCGACCGTTCTGCGCATTTGGGGctacataaaaatattcgagaagGACTCGATCGTGGGTCAGCTGAACTATAACAATTTCGGGGACCATCtggatttattttttcgcGTTTGA